A DNA window from Novosphingobium sp. RL4 contains the following coding sequences:
- a CDS encoding ComEC/Rec2 family competence protein: MASQAATSLDSEHPDLAGTAALQHRPWISQSHLSSSLAGVECFLSNCGFARGPWLTVAFGTGITAWFFLPTAEEWVTLCVVCVAVALFALYCLQGATRIPYIRQAMIACSLLVMAGCLVVWARSETVGQPAIARPLFGTFTARVLAIEEQPALKRDRLILALREPGTGRPIKVRVNLPASARSPALSTGAIIRFRGRLMPPAPPMLPGAYDFARAAWFAGISATGAVLSPVEVLSPGAGDDWLGEQRMRLSRHIAASLEGSAGGIASALVTGDMGGIGKAEAQAMRDAGLAHLLSISGLHVSAVVGAVYILALRLLALSPALALRVRLPVLASASGALAGVGYTLLSGSQVPTIRSCVSALLVLAALAMGREALSMRLLAAAAFIVLLIWPESIVGASFQMSFAAVVVLIALGNAVPIRHWFSARDEALPFKALRSLSLILVTGVAIELALMPIGLYHFHRAGLYGSIANVVAIPLTTFLVMPLVGAALLFDIVGAGSPVWWLAGVAIDLLIGLARFIASRPGAVSMAPTMGGWQFLLFVTGGLWLGLWHGKARLWGLLPVASGFIGLLLLTPPDIVVSGDGRQVALIDGPGRRLVMLRDSSSDYVLDNLMEVAGVQSKPVLIADWPGVRCNPDFCALMLERGGKARHILIARGRDIVPEDTLARACQRAYLVIAGRRLPRSCQPIWLKADRNMLSKTGGVAIDLKRRTVHSVADAQGDHGWWRSPPLSYGVIAKAR, translated from the coding sequence ATGGCCAGCCAAGCCGCCACGTCACTTGATTCAGAGCATCCGGATCTTGCCGGAACCGCTGCATTGCAGCATCGCCCATGGATCAGCCAGAGCCACTTGTCGAGCAGTTTGGCCGGTGTCGAGTGTTTTCTTTCGAACTGCGGTTTCGCTAGAGGACCATGGCTCACCGTAGCCTTCGGAACCGGCATAACTGCGTGGTTTTTCCTGCCTACAGCCGAGGAGTGGGTCACCCTTTGCGTAGTATGCGTCGCAGTTGCTTTATTCGCACTGTACTGCCTTCAGGGTGCTACGCGGATTCCATATATCAGGCAGGCGATGATCGCTTGCTCGCTTCTCGTCATGGCGGGATGTCTCGTTGTCTGGGCGCGCTCGGAAACGGTTGGTCAGCCGGCGATCGCAAGGCCGCTGTTCGGAACATTCACGGCCCGCGTTCTCGCGATCGAGGAGCAGCCGGCGCTGAAGCGGGACAGACTGATTCTGGCACTGCGGGAGCCGGGGACCGGCAGGCCGATCAAGGTTCGCGTGAACTTGCCCGCATCGGCGCGGTCTCCGGCACTTTCAACCGGCGCTATCATCCGATTCCGCGGGAGATTGATGCCTCCGGCACCTCCGATGCTGCCTGGCGCCTACGATTTCGCCAGGGCGGCTTGGTTCGCCGGGATATCCGCAACCGGCGCCGTGCTTTCCCCTGTGGAGGTGCTTTCCCCCGGAGCGGGTGACGACTGGCTTGGCGAGCAGCGAATGCGGCTGTCCCGTCATATCGCTGCAAGCCTTGAAGGATCCGCCGGCGGGATCGCCTCGGCGCTCGTCACAGGGGACATGGGCGGGATCGGCAAGGCAGAGGCCCAGGCGATGCGCGATGCCGGACTTGCGCATCTGCTCTCGATCAGCGGCCTGCATGTCAGCGCAGTTGTCGGTGCGGTCTATATCCTCGCGCTGCGCCTGCTGGCGTTATCTCCCGCGCTGGCGTTGCGGGTGCGATTGCCTGTCCTTGCGTCGGCTAGCGGGGCATTGGCGGGCGTTGGTTACACTTTGCTGAGCGGATCGCAGGTGCCGACCATACGCTCCTGCGTGAGCGCGCTACTGGTACTTGCCGCATTGGCGATGGGGCGTGAGGCGCTGTCGATGCGATTGCTTGCGGCGGCCGCCTTCATCGTCCTTCTGATCTGGCCCGAATCGATTGTGGGCGCTAGCTTCCAGATGAGCTTTGCCGCCGTTGTCGTGCTGATCGCGTTAGGCAATGCGGTGCCCATCCGGCATTGGTTCTCGGCCCGTGACGAAGCATTGCCTTTCAAGGCGCTGCGCAGCCTATCCCTGATCCTCGTCACGGGCGTAGCCATCGAACTCGCGCTGATGCCGATCGGACTTTATCATTTTCACCGCGCCGGACTCTATGGATCGATCGCCAATGTGGTTGCCATCCCGCTCACGACCTTTCTTGTCATGCCCCTGGTCGGCGCGGCGCTGCTTTTCGATATCGTTGGGGCCGGATCGCCGGTCTGGTGGCTTGCTGGAGTAGCCATCGATCTGCTGATCGGTCTGGCACGGTTCATCGCCTCGCGGCCCGGTGCGGTGAGCATGGCGCCGACGATGGGCGGATGGCAGTTTCTACTTTTCGTGACTGGAGGACTTTGGCTGGGGCTTTGGCACGGAAAAGCCAGGCTCTGGGGTCTGCTTCCAGTCGCCAGCGGCTTTATCGGCCTGCTCCTGCTGACCCCGCCGGACATCGTCGTTTCGGGAGATGGCCGCCAAGTTGCTTTGATTGACGGTCCGGGGAGGCGCCTTGTCATGCTGCGCGACAGCTCGAGCGATTACGTTTTGGACAATCTGATGGAAGTAGCGGGAGTTCAGTCAAAACCCGTCTTGATTGCAGACTGGCCGGGCGTGCGATGCAACCCGGATTTCTGTGCGTTGATGCTGGAACGTGGCGGGAAGGCGCGCCACATACTGATCGCCAGGGGCCGGGATATCGTGCCGGAAGACACTTTGGCTCGGGCCTGCCAGCGCGCCTATCTCGTAATTGCGGGCCGACGTCTGCCGCGAAGTTGTCAGCCAATCTGGCTGAAGGCGGATCGCAACATGCTGAGCAAGACGGGCGGCGTGGCGATCGACCTGAAGCGCCGCACGGTACATTCAGTGGCAGATGCGCAAGGTGATCATGGGTGGTGGCGTTCGCCGCCGCTTTCTTATGGCGTCATCGCCAAGGCCCGGTAA
- the gltX gene encoding glutamate--tRNA ligase: MASGSASSGPDGSKAVVTRFAPSPTGYLHIGGARTALFNWLFARHHGGKYLLRIEDTDRARSTEPAIEAIFDGLTWLGLEGDEPAVFQFARSDRHAEVAAELLAGGHAYRCYLTSEELAERRQKAQEERRPFRIDSEWRDADPSTWPADKSYVVRVKAPRDGETTINDLVQGEVTVRNEEIDDFVILRSDGTPTYMLAVVVDDNDMGVTHVLRGDDHLNNAFRQLVIIHGMGWDVPVYGHVPLIHGSDGAKLSKRHGALGVDAYRDDMGVLPEALFNYLLRLGWGHGDEEFISREKAVEWFDMADVGKSPSRFDLAKLQNLNGHYLREASDARLAELVLPRLVQAGYEDPDLALLTQAMPVLKVRAKDLNELAEGAAFLFAKRPLAFSEKAQALLTDEARGRLAAIHERLSAQPEWALEALEASLKAMAEDLGLGLGKLAQPLRAALTGQTTSPGIFDVLVLLGRDESLARIGAQADATTGSHI, from the coding sequence ATGGCAAGCGGCAGTGCATCGAGCGGACCAGACGGCAGCAAGGCCGTCGTCACGCGCTTTGCCCCCTCGCCCACGGGTTATCTCCATATCGGCGGCGCCCGTACCGCACTTTTCAACTGGCTCTTCGCCCGCCATCACGGCGGCAAGTACCTGCTTCGCATCGAAGATACCGATCGCGCTCGTTCGACCGAGCCCGCGATCGAGGCGATCTTCGACGGCCTGACATGGCTCGGGCTCGAAGGCGATGAACCGGCCGTGTTCCAGTTCGCCCGTTCCGACCGCCATGCCGAAGTGGCTGCCGAACTGCTGGCCGGCGGTCATGCCTATCGCTGCTACCTTACTTCCGAGGAACTGGCCGAGCGCAGGCAGAAGGCCCAGGAAGAACGCCGTCCGTTCCGCATCGACAGCGAATGGCGCGATGCCGATCCCTCGACCTGGCCTGCTGACAAGTCCTACGTCGTGCGCGTGAAGGCCCCGCGCGACGGCGAAACGACGATCAACGATCTCGTGCAGGGCGAAGTTACCGTCAGGAACGAGGAAATCGACGATTTCGTCATCCTCCGCTCCGACGGCACGCCTACCTACATGCTCGCCGTCGTCGTGGACGACAACGACATGGGCGTCACGCACGTCCTGCGCGGAGACGATCACCTCAACAATGCCTTCCGGCAGCTTGTGATCATTCACGGCATGGGCTGGGACGTGCCTGTCTACGGCCATGTCCCGCTCATCCATGGCTCTGACGGCGCAAAGCTGTCGAAGCGTCACGGCGCGCTGGGCGTGGACGCCTATCGTGACGATATGGGCGTGCTTCCGGAAGCGCTGTTCAACTACCTGCTTCGCCTTGGCTGGGGCCATGGCGACGAGGAATTCATCAGCCGCGAGAAGGCGGTCGAATGGTTCGACATGGCGGACGTGGGCAAGTCGCCCTCCCGCTTCGACCTCGCCAAGCTCCAGAATCTCAACGGCCACTACCTTCGCGAGGCCAGCGATGCGCGTCTCGCCGAACTGGTGCTGCCGCGACTGGTGCAGGCCGGCTACGAAGACCCCGACCTCGCCCTGCTCACGCAGGCGATGCCGGTACTGAAGGTCCGCGCAAAGGACCTCAACGAACTTGCAGAAGGCGCCGCCTTCCTTTTTGCCAAGCGTCCGCTCGCATTCAGCGAGAAGGCGCAGGCGCTTCTGACGGACGAGGCGCGGGGGCGCCTTGCCGCCATTCACGAGCGTCTGTCCGCGCAGCCCGAATGGGCTCTGGAGGCATTGGAAGCCAGCCTGAAGGCAATGGCCGAGGATCTGGGATTGGGCCTCGGCAAGCTCGCGCAACCCTTGCGGGCGGCCCTGACTGGTCAGACGACCTCTCCGGGTATTTTCGACGTATTGGTTTTGCTCGGCCGGGACGAAAGCCTCGCACGCATTGGCGCGCAAGCGGACGCCACGACCGGGTCGCACATATAA
- a CDS encoding citrate synthase, which translates to MGDQVKLNAGGTEFDYPVLKGSVGPDVIDIRKLYAQTGKFTYDPGFTSTASCESALTYIDGDEGVLLHRGYPIGQLAENSSFMEVCYLMLNGELPNGGELDNFSNTITRHTMLHEQLANFYRGFRRDAHPMAIMCGVVGALSAFYHDSTDISDPEHRKISSHRLIAKMPTIAAAAYKYSVGQPFLYPDNSLSYTGNFLRMTFGVPAEEYEVIPAVEKAMDRIFILHADHEQNASTSTVRLAGSSGANPFACIAAGIACLWGPAHGGANEAALNMLKEIGTPDKIPHYIERAKDKNDPFRLMGFGHRVYKNYDPRATVMQKTVREVFDALKVTDPLFETALRLEEIALSDPYFVEKKLFPNVDFYSGIILSAIGFPTTMFTALFALARTVGWVAQWNEMISDPGQKIGRPRQLYTGPTQRDYIPLDKR; encoded by the coding sequence GTGGGTGATCAGGTCAAACTGAATGCTGGTGGCACGGAATTCGACTATCCCGTGCTCAAGGGCAGCGTCGGCCCGGATGTCATCGATATCCGCAAGCTCTATGCCCAGACGGGCAAGTTCACGTACGATCCGGGGTTCACGTCGACGGCGAGCTGCGAGAGCGCGCTGACCTACATCGACGGCGACGAGGGCGTCCTGCTCCATCGCGGTTACCCGATCGGTCAGCTGGCCGAGAATTCGTCGTTCATGGAAGTCTGCTATCTCATGCTGAACGGCGAACTGCCGAACGGCGGTGAGCTCGACAACTTCTCGAACACCATCACGCGCCACACCATGCTCCACGAGCAGCTGGCGAACTTCTACCGCGGTTTCCGCCGTGACGCCCACCCGATGGCGATCATGTGCGGTGTGGTCGGCGCCCTTTCGGCGTTCTACCACGATTCGACCGACATCTCCGATCCCGAGCATCGCAAGATCAGCTCGCACCGCCTGATCGCCAAGATGCCGACGATCGCCGCTGCGGCCTACAAGTACTCGGTCGGACAGCCCTTCCTCTACCCGGATAACTCGCTGAGCTACACGGGCAACTTCCTGCGCATGACCTTCGGCGTGCCTGCGGAAGAGTATGAAGTGATCCCCGCCGTCGAAAAGGCGATGGACCGTATCTTCATCCTCCACGCCGACCACGAGCAGAACGCCTCGACCTCGACCGTGCGCCTTGCCGGTTCGTCGGGCGCGAACCCGTTTGCGTGCATCGCGGCCGGTATCGCCTGCCTCTGGGGTCCTGCCCATGGTGGCGCGAACGAAGCCGCGCTCAACATGCTCAAGGAAATCGGTACGCCGGACAAGATCCCGCACTACATCGAGCGCGCGAAGGACAAGAACGATCCGTTCCGCCTGATGGGCTTCGGCCACCGCGTCTACAAGAACTACGATCCGCGCGCCACGGTCATGCAGAAGACCGTCCGCGAGGTGTTCGACGCGCTCAAGGTCACCGACCCGCTGTTCGAGACGGCCCTGCGCCTCGAGGAAATCGCGCTGAGCGATCCGTACTTCGTCGAGAAGAAGCTCTTCCCGAACGTCGACTTCTATTCGGGCATCATCCTCTCGGCCATCGGTTTCCCGACCACGATGTTCACCGCGCTCTTCGCTCTCGCCCGCACCGTGGGCTGGGTCGCGCAGTGGAACGAAATGATCTCCGATCCCGGCCAGAAGATCGGTCGTCCGCGCCAGCTCTACACCGGCCCGACGCAGCGCGATTACATCCCGCTCGACAAGCGCTGA
- a CDS encoding sensor histidine kinase codes for MLMEGTIIARAVCDAQDRLLEADEPLAGLQERCGGELPGTIAVPELLELVRKARRYGFRLARAVSAHDGGDVITAWVEVEPQGRGEGCQIVVRNWQTAPAPVEDAASVERRRTMIDRHLAELSAQLDAGQRVLAVMSDSAELADVTAAMETGFGQLWTEFLPPENVTHQQPLHWRLLDGVRVAVPGSQRSWRVSLVPHMRPGFDPAGFELLLVSDTPASTAAPAREPMEPMLRRSLVGQDLAPVLRQPISRIIANAETIRTRLAGPLPDAYAEYAGEIAGAGKLLLDLLGDLADLEVVETEGFSTAPDHVDLSELARQAAGILNVRAREKNIVIEAPHAAEALPAVAEYRRVLQVLLNLIGNAIRYSPEQSHIWLRLEAAGDRARVIVADQGPGISQESQEKVFEKFERLGRSGDGGSGLGLYISRSLARAMGGELSVQSAPGQGARFILEVPADPEA; via the coding sequence ATGCTGATGGAAGGCACCATCATCGCCCGCGCTGTTTGCGATGCGCAGGACCGATTGCTGGAAGCGGACGAACCGCTGGCGGGTTTGCAGGAGCGTTGCGGCGGGGAACTGCCCGGTACTATCGCCGTGCCCGAACTTCTCGAACTCGTTCGCAAGGCCCGTCGCTATGGTTTTCGCCTCGCGCGCGCCGTCAGCGCGCACGACGGCGGCGACGTGATCACCGCCTGGGTCGAAGTCGAGCCGCAGGGACGGGGCGAAGGTTGCCAGATCGTGGTTCGTAACTGGCAGACTGCGCCGGCACCGGTGGAGGATGCCGCGTCGGTCGAACGTCGCCGGACCATGATCGATCGCCACCTTGCCGAATTGAGCGCACAGCTTGACGCCGGGCAGCGCGTGCTTGCCGTCATGTCGGACAGTGCGGAACTCGCTGACGTGACGGCGGCGATGGAAACGGGGTTCGGGCAACTCTGGACGGAATTTCTTCCCCCCGAGAATGTCACGCATCAGCAGCCGCTGCATTGGCGCCTTCTTGACGGCGTGCGGGTCGCGGTGCCGGGTTCGCAGCGATCCTGGCGCGTCTCGCTGGTTCCGCACATGCGCCCGGGCTTCGACCCTGCCGGTTTCGAACTGCTGCTGGTCTCCGATACCCCGGCTTCCACCGCCGCGCCGGCGCGTGAGCCGATGGAGCCCATGCTTCGCCGGAGTCTTGTCGGGCAGGATCTGGCACCGGTCCTGCGGCAGCCGATCTCGCGCATCATCGCCAATGCCGAGACCATCCGCACGCGCCTCGCCGGGCCACTGCCGGATGCCTACGCGGAATATGCCGGAGAAATTGCGGGCGCAGGAAAGCTGCTGCTCGATCTCCTCGGCGATCTTGCCGATCTCGAAGTCGTGGAGACCGAAGGCTTCAGCACCGCGCCGGACCATGTGGACTTGTCCGAACTTGCGCGGCAGGCAGCGGGCATCCTGAATGTACGGGCGCGGGAGAAGAACATCGTGATCGAGGCCCCGCACGCAGCGGAGGCGCTTCCCGCCGTGGCGGAATATCGCCGCGTTCTTCAAGTTTTGCTCAACCTCATCGGCAATGCGATCCGCTATTCTCCCGAACAGTCCCACATCTGGCTCCGACTGGAAGCGGCCGGCGACCGTGCGCGCGTGATCGTGGCTGACCAGGGGCCGGGGATCTCGCAGGAGAGCCAGGAGAAGGTCTTCGAGAAATTCGAGCGCCTTGGCCGCAGCGGCGACGGCGGTTCCGGGCTCGGCCTCTATATATCGCGCAGTCTGGCCCGCGCGATGGGCGGCGAACTGTCGGTGCAAAGCGCTCCGGGGCAGGGGGCTCGTTTCATTCTGGAAGTGCCGGCAGACCCCGAGGCCTGA